In Kutzneria kofuensis, the DNA window CCCGATCCGATTGGCGGCCTGGCCGACCAGCCGCAGCTTTCCGTCGAGCAGCTCCCACGGGGCGTCGCCGATCACCCGCGGCCAGAAGTAGCGCAGCTGACGCAGCGCCGCGGCGTGGAAGGTGACCGCCTGTGCGCCGTTCACGCCGAGCGCCCGCAGCCGGGTCCGCATCTCGCCGGCCGCCCGCTTGGTGAAGGTGACGGCGAGCACCTGGCCGGGGGCGACGTGACCGCGCTCGACGAGGTAGGCGATGCGCCTAGTGATCGTCCTAGTCTTTCCGGTGCCCGCGCCGGCCAGCACGCACACCGGTCCCCTTGGCGCTGTGACCGCCCCGAGCTGGTCCGGATCCAGGTCTTCGAGGAGTCGACCTTCGGCGTCCATGGCCTGCATCCTCGCAGAGCCCACCGACACCAAATGCGGAGCAGGGCGTAACCGGTCCGTCCACCGGCCTTATCCTGGACACATGGCTGGTAAGCAGGACGACAAGGCGGCCGCCAAGGAGGCGGCACGGGCCAAGCGCGCGGAGTCCCGGGCTCGGCGCAGTCAGATCTTCGAGGCGTTCAAGATGCAACGCCGCGAGGACAAGGCCCTGGTGCCGCTCATGGTCGCGGTGCTGGTGGGCGTTGCCGCCGTCGCGTTCCTGGTCGGCCTGATCTGGGACATGCAGTGGCTGTTCCTGGGCCCGGGCGTCGTGCTCGGCGCGCTGGGCGCGGTGCTGCTGTTCGGACGGCGCGTGTCGCGCAGCGTCTACAGCAAGGCGGACGGCCAGCCCGGCGCGGCCGGCTGGGCCCTGGACAACCTGCGCGGCGGCAGCTGGCGAGTCACCCAGGCCGTGGCCGGCACCACGCAGCTGGACGCCGTGCACCGCGTGCTCGGCCTGCCCGGCGTCGTGCTGGTCGGCGAGGGCGCGCCGCACCGGGTCAAGTCGCTGCTCGCGCAGGAGAAGAAGCGGCTGTCCCGGGTCGTGGGCAGCACGCCGATCTACGACATCATCGTCGGCAACGGCGAGGGCGAGGTGCCGCTGCGCAAGCTCCAGCAGCACATGACCAAGCTCCCCCGCAACATCTCGCGGGCCGAGGTGGACCGGCTCGAGAAGGGCATGGCCGCGCTGGCCAACCGCGGCGCCGCGCTGCCCAAGGGCCCGCTGCCGCAGGGCGCGAAGATGCGCAACGTGCAGCGCACGCTGCGCCGCCGCTGACAACCCCCAGCCGACACGAAGGCGGCCTTGGTGGCGTAGTACGCCACCAAGGCCGCCTTCGCTCTGTTGTCAGCGGTCAGCGCATCCGGACCACGACGGTTCCGGCCAGCCGGTCGTGCAGGCCCCGGTATTCGTAGTCCCAGACGACGACCGGGATGATGAACCCGACCAGCAGCGTGCGCAGCATCGCCCGCGGCACGCCGACCATGGCCGAGCCGTCGATCCGGGCGACGCGCACACCCATCGCGTACATGCCGGGAGTGAAGCCGAAGAAGGACACCGCGATCACACCGATCAGGAACCAGGTCAGGATGCTCCAGTTCCGCGGCAGGTCCGGCATCGTGAACAGGCCCGTGATCAGGGCCGCGAGCACGCAGTCGATGAGCATCGCCACCGCGCGCCGCGCCGTCGACGGGATCGAGCCGACGCCGGACTCCGGCAGGCCGAGCCGCTCACCGCGGTATCGGTGCTGCGTCCCGTCGGCGGAGCCGCCGCCCGGCTCCAACGCCGCGCGAGGCCCGGACAACCACGAACCGGTCCACCTGTTCACCCCTCCAGGGTAAGGCCGTCGTCACAGCAAGGAGGCGGTCAGGTCCGCCACTACCCTGTTCGCGGTCTCGTTAACACCCGCGAAACACCCGGGTGACTGACGGGCAACACCACCCGCCTAGCTTCGTCACGAAAACAGCCGGCGACGTGCCGGGACGGGCTACGAGCCGAAGGAGCCAACGAGGGTGTTCACCAATCCCGACGAGGTCCTGCGCTTCATCTCCGACGAGGAAGTGAAGTTCGTCGACGTCAGGTTCAGCGACCTGCCAGGCATCATGCAGCACTTCACCGTGCCGGCGGCGTCGTTCGACGCGGATGCCATCGCCGAGGGCCTGGCCTTCGACGGCTCGTCGGTTCGCGGGTTCCAGCAGATCCACGAGTCGGACATGCTGCTGCTGCCCGACCTGGCGACCGCGCGGATCGACCCGTTCCGCATCGAGAAGACCCTCATCGTCAACTTCTTCGTGCACGACCCGCTGACCCGCGAGCCCTACAGCCGTGACCCGCGCAACATCGCGCGCAAGGCCGAGCTGTTCATCGCCGAGAACGGTGTCGCCGACCAGGCCTTCTTCGGCGCCGAGGCGGAGTTCTACCTGTTCGACTCGGTGCGCTTCGACAGCGCCGAGAACGCCTCCTTCCACGAGATCGACTCGATCGCGGGCTGGTGGAACACCGGCGCCGACGAGGAGGGCGGCAACAAGGGCTACAAGGTCAAGTACAAGGGCGGCTACTTCCCGGTCTCGCCGACCGACCACTTCGCCGACCTGCGCGACAAGATCACCCTGAACCTGATCGAGTCCGGCTTCACCGTCGAGCGGGCCCACCACGAGGTCGGCACCGCTGGTCAGGCCGAGATCAACTACAAGTTCAACTCGCTGCTGCACGCCGCCGACGACCTGCAGCTGTTCAAGTACATCGTCAAGAACACGGCGTGGCAGGCCGGCAAGACCGCGACCTTCATGCCCAAGCCGCTGTTCGGCGACAACGGCTCGGGTATGCACACCCACCAGTCGCTGTGGAAGGACGGCGCGCCGCTGTTCTACGACGAGTCCGGCTACGGCGGCCTGTCCGACACCGCGCGCCACTACATCGGCGGCCTGCTGCACCACGCGCCGAGCCTGCTGGCCTTCACCAACCCGACGGTGAACTCCTACCACCGCCTGGTGCCCGGCTTCGAGGCCCCGGTCAACCTGGTGTACTCGCAGCGCAACCGCTCCGCGTGCATCCGGATCCCGATTACCGGCAACAACCCGAAGGCCAAGCGCGTCGAGTTCCGCTGCCCCGACTCGTCCGGCAACCCGTACCTGGCGTTCGCCTCGATGCTGATGGCCGGCCTCGACGGCATCAAGAACAAGATCGAGCCGCCGGCCCCGGTCGACAAGGACCTCTACGAGCTGCCGCCGGAGGAGGCCAAGGAGGTCGCGCAGGTGCCGGGCTCGCTCGGCGAGGTGCTGGACAACCTGGAGCGCGACCACGACTTCCTGCTCGAGGGCGGCGTGTTCACGCCGGACGTGATCGAGACCTGGATCGCGCTCAAGCGGGAGAACGAGATCGACCCGCTGCGGCTGCGCCCGCACCCCTACGAGTTCGCGCTGTACTACGACGTGTGATCGACGGCGGGTTCATCCCGCCGGAGCTTGACGTCGCGCAGAAGCCGGGTCCGTCCGCACGGGCCCGGCTTTTGCTTGCGGCATATCGGGAAGTGACACACAGACGTAACAAAACGACCGGCCCGGTCGGGTTGGATGAACATCTGGTGATGCGCCGGCGGTGCAGGAGGTGGCGAGGTGGCCGAACCCGTTCCCGTGGACTCCACTCGTGAGGTTGTCGTCGCCGTCCCCGTCTACGACGCGGTCCGCGGCCTGAACCGGGCCTGGCCGGCGAACTACCGGCTCAGCTTCGACGTCACCCCGCACGGCGAGGTGGTCATCCGGGGCGACAAGGCCGGCCTACGGGGCCTGGCCGTCCAGCTGCTCGCGCTGGCGCAGGAGGACGTGCCGCAGCGGTACCACCACCGCATCGACGACTTCATGCTGGAGATCGACCGCGGCTCGTTACCCGTGCGGATCGAGCAGGCAGGCTGACAGCAGGGGCTTCGGAGCCACCCTCTAAGGTCACGCCCGTGGCCGAAAATGACGCGAACCTGCTGTCCACCCACTACTTCGACTCCGCCGCCGAGGCGACCGAGGCGGTGCGCGCCGCAGACCTGCTCGGTCTGGGTGTCGCCCTGTCCAACCGGCTCGTCCCGGACACCGA includes these proteins:
- a CDS encoding DUF4191 domain-containing protein, coding for MAGKQDDKAAAKEAARAKRAESRARRSQIFEAFKMQRREDKALVPLMVAVLVGVAAVAFLVGLIWDMQWLFLGPGVVLGALGAVLLFGRRVSRSVYSKADGQPGAAGWALDNLRGGSWRVTQAVAGTTQLDAVHRVLGLPGVVLVGEGAPHRVKSLLAQEKKRLSRVVGSTPIYDIIVGNGEGEVPLRKLQQHMTKLPRNISRAEVDRLEKGMAALANRGAALPKGPLPQGAKMRNVQRTLRRR
- a CDS encoding RDD family protein, with product MNRWTGSWLSGPRAALEPGGGSADGTQHRYRGERLGLPESGVGSIPSTARRAVAMLIDCVLAALITGLFTMPDLPRNWSILTWFLIGVIAVSFFGFTPGMYAMGVRVARIDGSAMVGVPRAMLRTLLVGFIIPVVVWDYEYRGLHDRLAGTVVVRMR
- the glnA gene encoding type I glutamate--ammonia ligase; this encodes MFTNPDEVLRFISDEEVKFVDVRFSDLPGIMQHFTVPAASFDADAIAEGLAFDGSSVRGFQQIHESDMLLLPDLATARIDPFRIEKTLIVNFFVHDPLTREPYSRDPRNIARKAELFIAENGVADQAFFGAEAEFYLFDSVRFDSAENASFHEIDSIAGWWNTGADEEGGNKGYKVKYKGGYFPVSPTDHFADLRDKITLNLIESGFTVERAHHEVGTAGQAEINYKFNSLLHAADDLQLFKYIVKNTAWQAGKTATFMPKPLFGDNGSGMHTHQSLWKDGAPLFYDESGYGGLSDTARHYIGGLLHHAPSLLAFTNPTVNSYHRLVPGFEAPVNLVYSQRNRSACIRIPITGNNPKAKRVEFRCPDSSGNPYLAFASMLMAGLDGIKNKIEPPAPVDKDLYELPPEEAKEVAQVPGSLGEVLDNLERDHDFLLEGGVFTPDVIETWIALKRENEIDPLRLRPHPYEFALYYDV
- a CDS encoding Imm32 family immunity protein, producing MAEPVPVDSTREVVVAVPVYDAVRGLNRAWPANYRLSFDVTPHGEVVIRGDKAGLRGLAVQLLALAQEDVPQRYHHRIDDFMLEIDRGSLPVRIEQAG